The Oncorhynchus kisutch isolate 150728-3 linkage group LG14, Okis_V2, whole genome shotgun sequence genomic sequence CGGCCCGTATGGATAGCTGGAGTATACTGTATGACATAATGCATATAATGCAtatattataaacagagtagcagtagcataaaaagaggggttgggggggcacacaatgcaaatagtccgggtagccatttgattacctgttcaggagtcttatggcttgggggtaaaaactgttgagaagcctttttgtcctagacttggcactccggtaccgcttgccatgtagTAGCAGAGAACAATTTATGACTGggttggctggggtctttgacagttgttagggccttcctctgacactgcctggtgtagaggtcctggatggcaggcagcttagccccagtgatgtactgggctgtacacactatcctctgtagtgccttgcggtcagagcccgagcaattgccgtaccaagcagtgatgcaaccaccaGTTGCAACTgtataacattttgaggatctcaggacacatgccaaatctttttagtttcctaagggggaataggctttgtcgtgccctcttcacgactgtcttggtgtgtttggaccattctagtttgttggtgatgtggacaccaaggaacttgaagctcctaacatgctccactacatccccgtcgatgagaatggggatgtgctcggtcctccttttcctgtagtccacaatcatctccttagtctttgtTATGTTgcgggataggttgttattctggcaccacccggctaGGTCTCGTCGTTGTGGGTTATCACTGtctgcaaatgtaatgatggtgctggagtcgtgcctggccatgcagtcatgggtgaacagggagtacaggaggggactgagcacgcacccctggggagctccagtgttgaggatcagcgtggcagatgtgtttaaAGGTGAAAGCAGAGGTCAGCATGTGTGTGCAGGGGAGACCCACTTTGCTGTGGTTACCGTGGAGAAATAGCTGCACACTTGGGCTGTGAGTACCATGTTCCTATAAGTCCAAGGCAGAAAAAACATTTTGAGCACTTTAAAGTTGTTTTTTGTTGATTAAACATGTGCTCTTGATGTCGTGGTTTCATTTGTGTCCAAGATGGTGGGCCAGCTGGGCCATGGGGCCCAGGCCTCGTACCAGCAGCCACACAAGGTTGAGAGGCTGCAGGGAAAGGCCACCTGTCAGGTCGCTTGTGGAGCTGATTTCACTGCCTGTGTCACtagtctgtctgtgtggagcACTACTCCAGTAGAATAGGATGTTTACAGTGGGAGGGCTCGGTTTCTGTCTTTTTACAACACCGATACAATTCAGACAGATTTGGTCTAGTTTGACAACATGCTGTTTCGTTTCAGATGAGGACCTGATGTACATGTTTGCTTCTGACTGCTATGGCTGTATTGGAGTGGTGAACGAGCAGGGCTGGTAGGTGCTAGAGCCTGTGCTGTTGGAATTCTTAGAGGTGTGGCCTGTCAGGCAGGTGTCCTGTGCAGACAACCATGTGGTGGTGCTGACCCACAGGGGAGACATCTACTCCTGGGGCTGTGGAGAGCCCGGTATGTACCAGAACAGCGTATACTGGGCTACACATCAGTACTGTATGTCTACCACCATGCCTCCCTCAAGCTCCATATCCGTTGTCCCACCTTATCTTGCCAGTAGATGGAGCTATGATGAAGGACATAATTCCTTTATGAAGTTGGCCTTTTCCTCAGTCTTGGCCAGGACTGTGAGGATGACTATAACTCCCTCATGCAAGTAAGATCCTGCCCTCTAGTTTCCAGCAGAGAGCTTGAACATATAATTTAATTCTGCACATGGGGAAAGGGGCAATGACGTCTCAATTTCATCATCCAGACAAATGAATGAAAATGTGTTTGAATGCACCATTTAAATCGATAGGAAACATAATGTTGTGTATCGTCTGGCGTTCACAGGTGGAGATTCCCAAATGAGCCAGTATCTCATCTGTGGCCTTGATGGAACCTTCTGGCAAAGTCCTGGCCTGTGGGAACAACAATCAACCTTAAACCTTCCTGGAGAGGTACAGCATCACATTCAACATACTAGGATCCACTCACAGCCTCTTCTCATTGCTTTAAAATAAGGAATAatgcaattaacccactgttcctaggccgtcattgaaaataagaatttgttcttaactgacttgcctagtaaaataaaggttaaaaattaattacaaaaaaaaaaaaattaatatCAGGCCTACCAGAGGATACCATACACCATTACACTCACTTTGGTCAAGCAGCTGGCCAGGTATAAGATGCAAGTCATTTCTGCTGGGAAGACCCACACTGCTGCCATCAACTGTACAGCTACCAGACTCTGCTCTTTTTTTCTGATCCCCAATTGAAAGTATGTTGAATTTTATATCAAGACGTGGTTCTGACTGAACTCTGACCTTGCAGGCTGATGACCTTTGGCTGCAAAAAATTATGGTCAGCTTGGTGTGAAGGACTTCAAGAAGCACCAGGGCATCCAGCTCTTGTTGGGGTCTTTTGGGGGAGGGGAGGTGGTCAGCAAAGTGTCCTGCGGGCACCATCGCAGCCACAGAGGGTCAGAAAAACAACTAAACTTCAACATTCTCTGTTGCAGCATGTTGTTGAATATGCTGTTTAATGTGTGTATGCAGCTTAGAGTTGTGGTGCTTGTTTTTCTTTGCTTTATTCTGTTAGCAGGGAGTCCTCTGCTCTGAGCTACAAAAGTAGGACTCAATCTAATGGAGTACCGGTAGATTCCCTGTTTAGGTTCTAGAAGGATATTGGCTAATCTCTTATCCTTTCAGACAGTCAGATCTTTGCCTGGGGAAAAGCAGGAAACGGATGCCTGGGAATGCTTTACCACAACCCATTTTAGGCTCCCTCCACCATGTGCCATACCACTCCTGTCACGGCTGGCACACCATTCTCATCATGGGTTAGCCACTAAACTTCTGTTCTAACACCAGCTAATAATTTATTGAAAAATACAGTTGAGATTGATTATGTTCCCTGTTTACAGAAAAGGTTCTCAACTCTAAAACTATCTGCTCAAACAGCAGTGGACTTTTAATTGGCAGTGGTAAGTAAGATGGCCATGGTCTCTCTGGTTACTTCGTCATTACATTCACAATCTGAACAGGTCAATAGTTTTATACCAGTGTGGTACTGTACTGACCACATGGTGTGTCCTGGTGTTTGTCGGTTCACACTAAGGCCTGGGCCAGGCCTCTACCTCCACTgtggatctggagagtgagccaGGGCTACATGAAGGgtgattggggggggggcactaaGGAGGATGACACAGACGAGCGACACATCAAGACCTCCATAACGTCTCTGACGAACCAGACTTGCGACAGCTCTTTCCCCCGTCTGGCTGCGCCATGTTTGTACTCAAAACAACAAGCATAATAAAAGCCTGAACAAAGAGGGTTATGGCCACTGAATGTTGTTGTCCCTCCCTAACAGGAACTACAGGATGCAGAGTTCATCCCGATTCCAGAGGCTGAATACCTGGCCCACTGGCTCCTTCTTTCTCAGAGCGCCAGACTGCTCTATGATGACCTGCAGGACAACGGGTTGGAGGAGGCAGGAGCCTGTAGAAGGGGAGGCACCAACTTGCTCCAGAGCAAGTAATGAGGTAGCAGAGGTATGTGCAAGATAACCCCTTACACAGATTGTTACAGCACAAGGCTAGTTGAGACAGTATTCTGGTGCAGTTGCTTGTTTGTTCTGTGTTTCTCTGTAGTTGTCGCCATTTTATTTTACAGTTTCGAGAGACAGTCAATCACGAAGAGGCACCGATCCAGTTGTTACAGAAGCAGGTAAGCATTACTCACTATAGACTAGTGGTACCCGGGTCAGTTGTTACAGAAGCAGGTAAGCATTACTCACTATAGACTAGTGGTACCCGGGTCAGTTGTTACAGAAGCAGGTAAGCATTACTCACTATAGACTAGTGGTACCCGGGTCAGTTGTTACAGAAGCAGGTAAGCATTACTCACTATAGACTAGTGGTAGTGTGTCAATTTGCTGCAAGAAATATTAAAACTGTGGTTACAGACCTACAGTCAGTTTCCatctaacccatctgaacagtaggctacagttcccttgacgtgccataggcctatttgaagtcccgtcttgtgactgtcgaatttgtgtagcgcctcacaatcatcacaaaTAATATGCTATCATtgtcttttaaaaatatatatatttcacctttacttaaccaaGTAAgcgagttgagaacaagttctcatttacaactgcgacctggccaagataaagcaaagcagtgcgacacaaacaacacagttacacatggaataaacaagtcaataacacaatagaaaacaataagtattttaccacttcaccaaatctttcccaaacagGTTTTCTGGCCCCTCCCTTCTATTTATTTTCAACACCATTTCACAGCTTatctcttattgaattaaactctgACATTGGCCTTTTTCTCTCAGTGGATAGACATGAACTTTTTCTGCCCATTCCCAAAAGCTTTTGGCGATCAGTGTGCAGGCTATTTGGCGCACATAAAGCTTAGGCTTACGCACTAATGCCTGATAGAACCTCAATGTAGCCAATAGGCCTAggtcacaggaggctggtggcaccttaattggggaacgGGCTCTTGGTAATGGCTAGAGTGGAATtgctggaatggtatcaaacacgtggtctccatgtgtttgatgccaatGGTATTGTTGTatgccattccattgactccgatccagccattattatgagccgtcctcccctcagcagcctccactggcttAGATATAAATGTAACATTCATTGATTTTGTTTCTGTAtgttctctttattcaacccagCACCTGTAGTGATCCCTGTAGGCAAAGTTGTGTAGTAACACTGACTCGAGTCCCTATGCTAGACTGATTAACTCCATTTGCTATGCAGACAAGTTTTATCAAGAGTTCTCTTTCATAACAGTTCAGTGACCAGCTCAAAGAGAACGAGAGACTCTGGTCAGCAATCAACCATCTGACCCTGCGCAAAGCAGGAACTGAAAAGAACAGCAACCACCAATCCGATCACAGGCCTgtggcaggacagagaggagccTCCAACCATGATGGGGACAGATCTGCTGGGGCAAATCCGTGAGCAAAAACTGTCCTATCCTATATGCAATGAGTTGCAGTGACCCTGTGCAAAAATagtattatatttgagattctccaaagtagccaccctttgccttaatgacaactttgcacactttatacacctgtcagcactgggtgtagctgaaatagccaaatccactcatttgaaggggtgtacacatacactatatatacacacaaaagtatgttcCAATGTGAATTTCAAGTACTTATTTTTTGTTAATTTAATTTCGAAAGCCCTGTGAGCCCTGTTCTTCATATGTGATGCTGTAAAACTAAAAGCCTAAATACTATTTCAAATAGCCAAAGGTATACCAAATATTGTCTCTCTTACATCTAATTTACCAAAGAAGTATTTAGTGTTAACATTTTCACTTACATAACTCAAACTACTGATTCAATATAGACAATCTTTTAATTTTTATTGGCTTAAGATGATAACCTTGAATTTGTTTTAACCAGTATTTAAGTGGAGGAAATGGTCATTTTATGGTTAATCTTCCTTCTCTAAGAGGTGATGTCATTAGTACAGTTCTCTTCCTAGAATGTAGAAAAGCTTGTTTTTGTAAAGTTAATGGTAATATTTTGTTTCTTCTATTAGATGTTTTCTCAACTGTTTCTTTTTCAGGTTTATATTGTCTTTGTGTTCATCCTGTTTTTGAGTATTGATTCATCCTTTTGACACTATTTGTGAAAAGTGTAATATTCACATTGTATATTTGTTTActctgggtggtgtgtgtgtgtttttaaatgtCCTTTACCAACGGCTTGCAACTCTTGGTTGGTGTGCAGTTAATTgatacagtacacaacactggTGGAATTTCCTTTATCAGTGCAAGAGAAAAACGTCCTTATTCCTTAGTGCTTTTGCATACTCTTAAACCAAGAATTGTGCACAAATAGAAAGAATAGGCTATGCTTTTTATACAGTTTGTTTAATGTTGCAATATTACATCTATACTGTATTTTTGCAATATTTTTTTCTTCCAATGGCTTAGCTTAGTTTAGCTTAGCTTATGCAACATTATAAAATGGCGTTGCTGTACCGTTAGTGGTCTTACGTTCCACCATTCATAGAGACACTTTTGTGTTATGCTTCATGTAAAATAAATTTAAACCCATTTTGGTCAGATGAATTTTGAAATGAACTAAACACTATAGACAAagcaattttttaattttttattgtgCTTCAAAATCCACCAATTGTTCTCGTTGGTTTTCAGTTTCTTTGAACCCTTTTGCAGACTGTCAATCTTGTTCGGCAGTATCTGATACTGTATTGCtacagtatttacaatttagACATGACATCTAAATAGTTTAGTTCCCCCCCACTTCAAAGGCAGTGTGAAAAATGTGTAAAAACTATACAATTCAAAATGTTCTTTTGAACAAACATGTTATTTTAAACTAAATACTCTCATACTAAACCACAATGCCATACTTGTACATTTTGCTCTATAAGAATGTAAGTTAATGCAGAGGCTTTTAGGTAACAAATTGCATCAGGGTTTTAGTTttaacatctgaaaccctacctcttcaaaagtttattaaataatcccacagcaccccccccccccaaattttttacaattttatatACAAAATAATTGCCCTTTGTGAACTAACATTTGCTCTTGACTTTTTCTgccctactagcactgactttgctgatagctactttattgaggaaaaatgtacttattataactgagatatgtggttgtcccacctagctgttttaagatgaatgcactaattgtaggtcgagcttctgctaaatgactcaaatgtaaaatgtagtTTTGAATGCTTTTTTATAAACATCATTGCAAATTAGTTGGTTTTGTCAGCGGCGGTGGCGGGGAGGTGGAGGGCGACTCTTGATGTTCTGGCACTTGGGGATATGTCGCTCTGCTGGCCCAGGGGCAAATCGGCGGGCACAGTGAGGGCAGGTCACATAATCATCATTGTCTTGGATAGGTGGTTGGGGATGCAAAGCACCTGTTGCTGGAACATGGGCTTGGCGCAGATTACGAATGAATGCCTCGTGTTTCTGCCTCCAGTTGCTCTTCTTTAGCTGTAAATCAAGCCAAAATCATATTAACCAGGGTTCAGAAATGGCATGAGAAATGAGAAAAATACCATTTATTTCCTCATATTAAAGAAATTGGGGAAAAACTCTTACCTCAGGAGACTTGGTTCTTGAGTTGGTTTTCATGAACTCTTCCAGGTCAGTTCCCTTGGCCCTGTACTTGGAGGAGTCAAAGACTTTGCGGCTGGAGCGCTGCATCCTCTCACAGACCTGAAGGTGCTTCGCTAGTCTCTCTGCAGCAAATTTTCTGTGGCAAATCCTGCAAGGGATGAGCTGGAGGCAAGCATTGTCAGCACTCTCCACTGGGCTGAGTTCCACTTGCAGTAGCCGACTTGACTGGCGGTGAACCGAGGGTGATGTGTGGGAAGCTTCTCGAGATATTTTTCTACAATTGATGCTACTGCGGCTCCCTGGCACTGATCTATGTGCAGTTTTAAGCTGTCCCTCCTGATCCAGCCCTCTATGAAATATGTCACGCTCCTTCCTCTTATCATCAGCTGAAACATACCTCTCTCTAGAAGACCTTTCCCACTTAtactccctctcccagtctctttTCTTCTCAACCTTCTCCCCatttcgttctctctctttcactttctccctctcccacctattCCTCTCAAAtattttctccttctcccaattTGTATCCTTTTCATTCTCCCTTTCTCTAGCCCTCCTGCTCCACTCTCCATTTTTCTCCCTCTGTTGCTCTAGGTCCTTCTCAGCCCTCCTGTCTCTACTCCACTCTGGCTTGTTCACAATTTCCCTTTCCATTCTTTCCAACCTCTCCCACTCTTCTGCAAGtgccctcttcttctctcttctctccctatttaactcttctcttttctctctctgccactcaaTATCCTCCCGGCTTTTATCCCTCATCATcaacctctccctcctttccatcTCGTgaactctctccccttcccttctctGCTCAGCTGAGGACACCTTGCTCTCGATACACTCCTTTTCTCTTTCCACTGGTCTCCTAATATGCCTCTCTGCCCTCTTAGTGTTATCACCTGAGACAGTTCTCTCCCTCTGCTGCATTTCTCTCACTTTTTCCTGAGTTTTCAACAGCTTCTCCTGAAGTATTAGTTTATCCATTTCAATTTTCCTTGCCATCCTCCGCTCATAATCCAGCCTCTGCTGCTCTCCCTTTGATCGTTTGTACCCAGCAACCCTTCTGCTGTTTGTGTTCTCTTCCAATGATGGTGAAGGATCCTCAGCCGGCCTTCTATGGCTTATTATGCCACTTCTTCTATCATACTCTGAATGATCATGTGGTGGCGAGGGAAAATACGGAGGGAGTCTTTGAAACTCATTAGGTTTACAAGCTACCTCGTCATTACTCAACCTATCTATGATTAGAGTTCTTTTATGGTAAACAGGCTTCAGTGAAAATGCCTTGTCCACTCCATCTGCTTTGCCCCCAGACACAATATCACCTGGTTCTTCAGGGTAAACATACTTTGTCCTTGCTGAGTTATGTGTTCTGCTTTGGGAGGAATATTTGGATTGAGGAAATGTCTCTTGGGAATACTGTTGCTGCCATTCATTCATGGCAGTCCTTTCCCTTGGTCTATGATCCTCAAAAGGTTGCTCTCGAAGGCTGGTCTGATGTTTCAAAGGTTGATGCAAAGCTCTTGAGCGGTCCTTCACAGGTGGGAGTTTTTCCAATATCACTTCTTTATCCAATAAAAGAAAAGGGTCAGGGTGAGGATGCGGAGCCATTTGCAACCGATGCATAATTATACCCCCAAAGAAATAGCTGATTATGGGTTGATTTTACTTGTTGAGAAGATGAGACCTAGCTAGTTAACTATATGACTTAGCTAGCTAAACGTTACATGAATTGACTCACCAGCTGCTCTCCTTCTTGAATTGGCAGATTTCTCTTTGTGATTCTCTTTCAGCATTTCACTACAGCTTAGCAATGGCTACTCCAAGACATGACTAATTATCTTCTTTAAAATTAGGTTGTGAATATctccaaaatgtggaaaatgttgaCAGAAGTAGCAACATGCACACACTTGGCACCTGTTTTGTTGGTATCAGTTGCCTAGAAACAAAGTATTTTGTTAACGTTTTCTGATTGGTGCAGTGCTGTCATCCGGAAGCATTGACCGGATGTTACGAAAAATAGCTGTCTGAATGAATCTCCAAACTGCCAAACCATTTTGGAGAAAGCTGAGCTAAGGTATGATTTAGTAAACTAGCTATATAAACAATGACAATATTATGCGCTTGTTCTAATTGCACTGATAAGGGGCAAATGAAGATCACAGGTtagcaagctagttagctagctacagtaatgAAAGTGGAGGCTAAACTAGCTTTGGGACACAACACAGGGAGTCTGTACACAGACCGTGTGTCCCAAAGCTATGGCTAAGCATGCTGTTTTGGTGAAGCTGTAAGTAACCTAGTTACATCTGCAACTAGCTAACTACAATAAATAGGTAGTCTCTAGGCAGACCGCAATGTTCCCTAGGTCTGGGATGTCTGAGACTAATAAATAGGTATAACGAAGTAAAACAGCTAGATTGGCCAAACTATCTAGGTAGCTACTCGCATTTGTATTGAATTCAACTCTtcaaaaatatttatatatttttttgcttttcATTAAGACAGCTGGATGTCTACTGAAGAGATGATTTCAGTAGATTATGAAATATTTGGGAGAGTTCAAGGTGTATTTTTTCGAAAATACACTCAGGTAAGAATACAATACAACAGTAGGACATAAGCCATTATTATTATTTGCCATTTGAAAGTCATGTTTCATACCTATGCTTAGTAACACATGGTCAATTAGCATACTTTCATAGCTACTCATTTATGTTTTCAGCTGTATGATGTGCTTCATTTCATTTCTTTGTCACTCAGTCATGCTAGCAGGAGTAAGCAGCCCTGGCCTGGAGGTCCTGGCCGAGACACATCAGGGGTTGTAGTGCTGAACTGGAATAAAAAATATGTATACCTTGTGGCTCTTCAAGGAAGTACTCCTGAGTAATGATGACCTCTCCTTCTGCCATATTTGGTGGTGTTTTTCAGGCAGAGGGGAAAAAGCTAGGTTTGGTCGGCTGGGTGCAGAACACAGAGGCAGGAACTGTGCAGGGGCAGCTTCAAGGTCCAAGCAACAAGGTGAGACAGATGCAGGATTGGCTGAAGTCCACTGGGAGCCCCAAGTCACAAATCATCAAAGCAGAGTTCAAGAATGAGAAGAACGTCAAGAGTTTGGATCACTCAACGTTCAAAATAGTTCGCCCTTGAATTTATTTCATACAGTATTACATTCCAAACTAACATGTGAGATATACTTGTTATTTAAAATGAGGATTGTTTTGTTAGAGTTCCTGAAATGGAAAGCTTTAGAAATGTACTGTAAATAATTTAAACTTATTTCAATGTATGTTAGGCCTTAACTCTGAATTGTGTGTTAATGTGTAATATTTAAAATACaactaaaataaaatatttaacacAATTTAATTGTATATTTCTTGCTTGATGATTTAAGGCGTGTTTGATCTTGCTTCGCAAACTAAAATATTCAGTCCTCTAGGAACATGGTCTTTCATGCCTTTAGGGGGCAGTGTTTTCTCCTTAAACAGGGTAAGAAACCGGTGTGGCGCAAGCTACCATAGACTTCACAATGTAAACAGTCGCTGCTGGAATGAACATGTTTAGTAAAAGTCGAGGATTTCGAGGCTTCCAAACGACTTAAAATCCAGACAGAGACTGCAAACGTTGGTCGTATGTATCAATTTAAAACACCCACCCGCCGCCCGTACCTGTAACGTTAGCTAAATTGTCGGTTGGAAAGCACTAGTTTGAAtcttggctagctaacgttaacaggatagctagctaatgttacacaTCAGTGGCTCCTTGTTGTCCTTAGAAATTAACCAAGGTCTAACGTTATAAATATGATTAAGTGTTTATCAAAAGAAGTTCAGGGTAAGCTTCGGTCTGGAATAGCAATATTTTCATTACAGCAGTGTGTTGAAGAGCTTATTCTGAACAGTATTGATGCTAGTACAACATGCGTGGGTGTGAGGGTGGACATCGAAGCCTTCAAAGTGCAGGTTATAGACAATGGCTCAGGGATGGACATAGAGGATATGGAGTCTGTCGGAAACAGATACTTCACAAGCAAATGCAGTTCTTTAGAGGACCTAGATAATCTCAAATTCTATGGATTCAGAGGAGAAGCTGTTGCCAGTATTGCTAATCTCGCCATGCTGGTGGAGATATCATCCAGGACCAAAATGTCTGTGAAGACTCATGTAAAAGTCTTCAAGGATGGTAAAGGCTTGGACGTGTTTGAGGCTGAGACTACCCGCCCATCTGCAGGGACGACTGTTGTTATTTGTAACTTCTTCCACAACATGCCAGTGAGGAGAAACAGGATGGATAGCGTGCTGGAGTTTGAACGGATCAGGCAGAGAGTGGAGGCCATTTCACTCATtcacccctctgtctctttcacacTGAAGAATGACTGCACAGGGACCATGGTGGTGCAGCTCTCCAAAGCCCGAAACACTTACTACAGGTTTGTTCAGATCCATGGTTTAGGTAGGGCCCAAAAGCTTGGGGAAATCAAGCACTCCCATGCACAGTTTGAACTAAGCGGTTATGTAGGACGGGAAGGCCACTACAACAACACCTTACAGTTCCTCTATGTGAATGACAGGCTACTTCTCAAAACCCGCATCCACAAGCTGCTGAACCTTCTCCTACGCAAAGTAGGCAGTTCAAGTCGGCAGAATGACAACCCTGGTACACCTCCTGCCACTAGGAGCCCAAAGCAGAGAAGAGGAGCCGAGCTACATGCAATGTATGTCATCAATATCATGTGCCACTACTCTGAGTATGACATATGCCTTGAGCCCGCCAAGACCCTGATTGAATTCAAAGACTGGGAAAGTATTCTGTTCTGCATAGACGAGGCGGTGAAAGCATTCCTGACAAGAGAGAACTTGGTGAGTGAAATCTCCCCAGAGGATATCCAGGACTACATTTGTAAGAATGTGTTTAGTGGCCAAACA encodes the following:
- the zc2hc1c gene encoding zinc finger C2HC domain-containing protein 1C isoform X2 → MLKENHKEKSANSRRRAAEVILEKLPPVKDRSRALHQPLKHQTSLREQPFEDHRPRERTAMNEWQQQYSQETFPQSKYSSQSRTHNSARTKYVYPEEPGDIVSGGKADGVDKAFSLKPVYHKRTLIIDRLSNDEVACKPNEFQRLPPYFPSPPHDHSEYDRRSGIISHRRPAEDPSPSLEENTNSRRVAGYKRSKGEQQRLDYERRMARKIEMDKLILQEKLLKTQEKVREMQQRERTVSGDNTKRAERHIRRPVEREKECIESKVSSAEQRREGERVHEMERRERLMMRDKSREDIEWQREKREELNRERREKKRALAEEWERLERMEREIVNKPEWSRDRRAEKDLEQQREKNGEWSRRARERENEKDTNWEKEKIFERNRWEREKVKERERNGEKVEKKRDWEREYKWERSSRERYVSADDKRKERDIFHRGLDQEGQLKTAHRSVPGSRSSINCRKISREASHTSPSVHRQSSRLLQVELSPVESADNACLQLIPCRICHRKFAAERLAKHLQVCERMQRSSRKVFDSSKYRAKGTDLEEFMKTNSRTKSPELKKSNWRQKHEAFIRNLRQAHVPATGALHPQPPIQDNDDYVTCPHCARRFAPGPAERHIPKCQNIKSRPPPPRHRR
- the zc2hc1c gene encoding zinc finger CCCH domain-containing protein 13 isoform X1 → MHRLQMAPHPHPDPFLLLDKEVILEKLPPVKDRSRALHQPLKHQTSLREQPFEDHRPRERTAMNEWQQQYSQETFPQSKYSSQSRTHNSARTKYVYPEEPGDIVSGGKADGVDKAFSLKPVYHKRTLIIDRLSNDEVACKPNEFQRLPPYFPSPPHDHSEYDRRSGIISHRRPAEDPSPSLEENTNSRRVAGYKRSKGEQQRLDYERRMARKIEMDKLILQEKLLKTQEKVREMQQRERTVSGDNTKRAERHIRRPVEREKECIESKVSSAEQRREGERVHEMERRERLMMRDKSREDIEWQREKREELNRERREKKRALAEEWERLERMEREIVNKPEWSRDRRAEKDLEQQREKNGEWSRRARERENEKDTNWEKEKIFERNRWEREKVKERERNGEKVEKKRDWEREYKWERSSRERYVSADDKRKERDIFHRGLDQEGQLKTAHRSVPGSRSSINCRKISREASHTSPSVHRQSSRLLQVELSPVESADNACLQLIPCRICHRKFAAERLAKHLQVCERMQRSSRKVFDSSKYRAKGTDLEEFMKTNSRTKSPELKKSNWRQKHEAFIRNLRQAHVPATGALHPQPPIQDNDDYVTCPHCARRFAPGPAERHIPKCQNIKSRPPPPRHRR
- the acyp1 gene encoding acylphosphatase-1 — encoded protein: MSTEEMISVDYEIFGRVQGVFFRKYTQAEGKKLGLVGWVQNTEAGTVQGQLQGPSNKVRQMQDWLKSTGSPKSQIIKAEFKNEKNVKSLDHSTFKIVRP